In the genome of Pediococcus claussenii ATCC BAA-344, one region contains:
- the fmt gene encoding methionyl-tRNA formyltransferase — protein MKSIIFMGTPEFSAPILTSLIDAEEYNVIAVVTQPDRKVGRKHILTPSPVKKVAIQYDIPVYQPEKLGGSEELEQLIDLHADLIVTAAFGQFLPMKLIDSVKIAAINVHASLLPKYRGGAPVHYAIMHGEEETGVTIIYMVKKMDAGKMLAQESIDITKRDDVGTMFDKLSLLGRDLLLKTLPALLDGSIEAKDQDENKVTFSPNIKPEEEQVDINLKASLVDDKVRGLRPFPGAFVYLNGVRTKLWKVEVLEQKTNLEPGQVVKKTKHSLDIATGENGVISIEELQPAGKPKLTITDYLNGSENAFIEGDQVIKYEEY, from the coding sequence ATGAAGTCAATTATTTTTATGGGAACACCAGAATTTTCCGCTCCAATTCTAACTTCACTTATCGATGCTGAAGAATATAATGTAATTGCAGTAGTGACACAGCCTGATAGAAAAGTGGGTCGAAAACATATTTTGACTCCATCTCCAGTAAAAAAAGTGGCAATTCAATACGATATTCCAGTTTATCAACCAGAAAAACTTGGAGGTAGTGAAGAACTTGAACAATTGATTGATTTACATGCCGATCTGATTGTTACGGCAGCGTTTGGTCAGTTTTTACCAATGAAATTGATTGATTCAGTCAAAATTGCTGCAATTAACGTACACGCCTCGCTATTACCCAAATATCGTGGAGGTGCTCCAGTTCATTATGCTATTATGCATGGTGAAGAAGAAACGGGTGTCACAATAATCTATATGGTAAAAAAAATGGATGCCGGAAAAATGCTTGCACAAGAGTCCATTGATATTACCAAAAGAGATGATGTCGGAACGATGTTTGACAAATTGAGCTTATTGGGGAGAGATCTATTATTAAAAACTTTACCTGCTCTCTTAGACGGTAGCATAGAGGCTAAGGATCAAGATGAAAATAAGGTTACTTTTTCTCCTAACATTAAGCCGGAAGAAGAACAGGTTGATATTAATTTAAAAGCTTCGTTAGTGGATGATAAAGTTCGCGGACTTCGTCCATTTCCGGGGGCTTTTGTATATTTGAATGGGGTACGAACAAAGCTATGGAAAGTTGAAGTTTTGGAACAAAAAACTAATTTAGAACCCGGTCAAGTCGTTAAAAAGACAAAACATTCTTTAGATATAGCAACTGGAGAAAATGGTGTTATTTCAATTGAAGAGCTTCAACCGGCTGGTAAACCAAAACTAACAATTACAGATTATCTTAATGGAAGTGAGAATGCCTTTATTGAAGGCGATCAAGTGATCAAGTATGAAGAATATTAG
- the priA gene encoding primosomal protein N': MSKKIDVIVDIPALQTNQNFTYLVDDSLENLVKVGSRVLVPFGQAGRPVQAYVISIESQANLDDLKNINALLDPEPMLNSELISLSNWLADQTYSFRANVLRAMLPNLLKLNTRRYVLVNEEKISKNEVLDLLGVEQANDLRIAELTHMQQAKLNEWVNQGVVELKYAIADTAKIKTEMQVYPNLSESDLKIEVSQLASNATGQIKLLKLLGTLDEDGIAQKKLINEEKIGRSTIESAEKKHWIIRKAIEKYRNPFQSKTVQSDSALILNSEQKIAKNMIDRQIKSKDSTPILLEGVTGSGKTEVYLQSIAEVVKQGKTAIMLVPEISLTPLMVNRVRARFGNQVAVLHSALSDGEKFDEWRRIVRQEVSVVVGARSAVFAPLQNLGIVIVDEEHSSTYKQEDTPRYSARDVAVYRARTNKCPVVLGSATPSLESRARAEKKVYNLVQMKERANKHDLPTIKIIDMRKELNSRADETFSKGMLTAINDRIAKKEQIVLLLNRRGFSSFVMCRSCGFVLKCPNCDVSLTMHVDTHSMRCHYCGHEEVIPKACKNCGSDKIRFYGTGTEKVEKQLAKLVPDAKVIRMDVDTTRRKGAHERLLDRFGNHEADILLGTQMIAKGLDFPDVTLVGVLNADTSLELPDFRSAERTFQLLTQVAGRAGRADKEGEVLIQSFNPDHYAIKLAQKQDYEDFFIKEMYLRKLGKYPPYFFTVQVAVSSGEEKTAAKVAFDIVNKIKKVVSDRSVILGPSPRSIAKIKQKYFYQLVIKFQKEPGLDQVLRSIRDEAQKQYRQGISISIDPEPQVFI, encoded by the coding sequence ATGAGTAAAAAAATTGATGTAATTGTTGATATACCAGCACTTCAAACTAATCAGAATTTTACTTATCTTGTTGATGATTCGCTTGAAAATTTGGTTAAGGTTGGTAGTAGAGTTCTTGTGCCTTTTGGACAAGCTGGCAGACCCGTCCAGGCTTATGTTATTTCGATTGAATCTCAAGCAAATCTTGATGACCTGAAGAATATTAATGCTCTTTTAGACCCTGAACCAATGCTAAATTCTGAGTTGATCAGTTTATCAAATTGGTTAGCAGACCAAACATATTCCTTCAGAGCCAATGTTTTAAGGGCAATGCTTCCTAATTTACTAAAATTAAATACTCGTCGATATGTACTAGTAAATGAAGAAAAAATTTCTAAGAATGAAGTACTTGATCTACTGGGTGTTGAACAAGCCAATGATTTACGGATAGCAGAGTTAACACATATGCAACAAGCTAAACTTAATGAATGGGTTAACCAAGGAGTAGTTGAACTTAAATATGCGATTGCTGATACCGCTAAGATAAAGACTGAAATGCAAGTGTATCCAAATTTAAGCGAAAGCGATTTAAAAATTGAAGTTAGCCAGTTGGCGTCCAATGCTACCGGTCAAATTAAATTACTCAAGTTACTAGGCACCCTAGACGAAGATGGAATTGCTCAGAAGAAACTGATTAATGAAGAAAAAATTGGCCGTTCTACTATTGAAAGTGCTGAAAAGAAACACTGGATTATCAGAAAGGCAATTGAGAAATACCGTAATCCATTCCAAAGCAAAACGGTTCAAAGTGATTCTGCTTTAATACTTAATTCGGAACAAAAAATTGCTAAGAATATGATTGATCGACAGATTAAGTCTAAAGATTCAACTCCAATATTACTTGAGGGGGTAACTGGTTCTGGGAAAACGGAAGTATATTTACAAAGCATCGCAGAAGTGGTTAAACAAGGAAAAACAGCGATTATGCTTGTTCCTGAGATTTCTCTAACACCGTTAATGGTAAATCGGGTAAGAGCAAGGTTTGGGAATCAAGTGGCGGTATTGCACAGTGCTCTATCCGACGGGGAAAAGTTCGATGAATGGAGGAGAATAGTTCGGCAGGAGGTATCTGTTGTGGTTGGAGCACGTTCAGCAGTTTTTGCTCCTTTGCAAAATTTAGGAATTGTAATTGTTGATGAAGAACATTCTTCAACATATAAACAAGAAGATACTCCAAGGTATTCAGCGCGAGATGTTGCAGTTTATCGTGCAAGAACTAATAAGTGCCCTGTTGTGCTTGGAAGTGCCACTCCTTCCTTAGAGAGTCGAGCACGTGCGGAGAAAAAAGTTTATAATTTGGTGCAAATGAAAGAGCGCGCTAATAAGCATGATTTACCGACAATTAAAATTATCGATATGCGTAAGGAATTAAATAGCAGAGCAGATGAAACATTTTCAAAGGGAATGCTGACTGCCATTAATGATAGGATTGCCAAGAAAGAACAAATCGTATTATTATTAAATCGAAGAGGTTTTTCATCGTTTGTGATGTGTCGGTCGTGTGGATTTGTTTTAAAGTGTCCAAATTGTGACGTTTCACTAACCATGCATGTTGATACACATTCAATGCGATGTCACTATTGTGGTCATGAAGAAGTAATTCCCAAGGCTTGCAAAAATTGTGGCAGTGACAAAATTCGTTTTTATGGAACTGGTACAGAGAAAGTTGAAAAACAACTAGCAAAACTTGTTCCAGATGCTAAGGTAATTAGGATGGACGTTGACACCACCCGAAGAAAGGGAGCACATGAACGTTTACTTGATCGTTTTGGTAATCATGAGGCTGATATTTTATTAGGAACACAAATGATTGCGAAGGGACTCGATTTTCCTGATGTAACACTTGTTGGTGTTTTGAACGCAGACACGTCGCTGGAGTTACCAGATTTCAGGTCCGCAGAAAGAACTTTTCAACTGCTAACACAAGTAGCAGGCCGAGCGGGAAGAGCAGACAAGGAAGGGGAAGTCCTCATTCAAAGTTTTAATCCAGACCATTACGCAATTAAATTAGCACAAAAACAAGATTATGAAGACTTTTTTATTAAAGAAATGTATTTGCGAAAACTCGGAAAGTATCCACCCTATTTCTTTACAGTGCAAGTTGCGGTTTCTAGTGGAGAAGAGAAGACCGCTGCTAAAGTTGCATTTGATATCGTAAATAAGATTAAAAAAGTCGTCAGTGATCGGTCTGTCATCTTAGGACCAAGTCCACGTTCGATTGCAAAAATAAAGCAAAAATATTTTTACCAATTAGTAATTAAATTTCAAAAGGAACCGGGTCTCGATCAAGTACTTAGATCCATTAGAGATGAAGCACAGAAACAGTATCGTCAAGGTATAAGTATCTCAATAGATCCTGAGCCACAGGTGTTTATCTAA
- the coaBC gene encoding bifunctional phosphopantothenoylcysteine decarboxylase/phosphopantothenate--cysteine ligase CoaBC codes for MKNYLFILNGGIAIYKVIDVIRHQIKNGNKVRVVMTEMAKHFITPLTFQTLTNEDVFSNFEDNVEDPVAHVSLADWADVIVVAPATANFIAKMANGIGDDFASTIVLARHSPVYVIPAMNSHMWSNFATKRNVKQLRDDGIYVLEPDDGLLAEGYTGKGRFPEIDQINQFLDSEKQVAKDLENFKIVVTAGGTREPIDPVRFIGNFSSGKMGYAIANEAAQRGAKVILITGPTNLKVPTQVISESIETVRDLQESLNKAVTDADVVIMAAAVSDYRPLEKAQHKLKKENFDGNLEIKLVENPDVIANMKRPDTLKMVVGFAAETDDLLDHASTKLAKKRLDMIVANDVSGNGIGFGADDNAVTLLQPDKDKIVLKKQIKNSIAREILNVVAEKIMK; via the coding sequence ATGAAAAACTATCTTTTTATTTTAAATGGTGGAATTGCAATTTATAAAGTTATCGATGTAATCAGACATCAGATAAAAAATGGTAATAAAGTACGAGTGGTGATGACGGAGATGGCAAAACATTTTATCACCCCATTAACGTTTCAAACTTTAACAAATGAGGACGTGTTTTCAAACTTTGAGGATAATGTTGAAGACCCTGTCGCCCATGTCTCGTTAGCGGATTGGGCGGACGTAATAGTTGTGGCGCCAGCAACTGCTAACTTCATCGCAAAAATGGCAAATGGAATCGGGGATGATTTTGCTAGTACCATTGTTTTGGCGCGCCACTCGCCAGTTTATGTTATTCCGGCAATGAATTCCCATATGTGGTCTAACTTTGCTACTAAGCGCAATGTAAAACAGCTTAGAGATGATGGTATTTATGTTCTTGAGCCTGATGATGGATTATTAGCAGAAGGATACACTGGAAAGGGACGCTTTCCAGAAATTGATCAGATAAATCAGTTTTTAGATTCTGAAAAACAGGTAGCCAAGGATTTAGAGAATTTTAAGATCGTTGTTACTGCTGGTGGAACGAGAGAGCCAATTGATCCTGTTCGCTTCATCGGCAACTTTTCGTCTGGAAAAATGGGTTATGCTATTGCAAACGAGGCAGCTCAAAGGGGAGCAAAAGTAATTTTAATTACGGGCCCCACCAACTTGAAAGTACCTACTCAAGTTATATCTGAATCAATTGAAACTGTTCGTGATTTACAAGAAAGTCTCAATAAGGCTGTAACAGATGCTGACGTTGTTATTATGGCGGCAGCTGTTTCTGATTATCGACCATTAGAAAAGGCACAACATAAATTAAAAAAAGAAAATTTTGATGGGAATTTAGAAATAAAATTGGTTGAGAATCCAGATGTTATTGCAAATATGAAGAGACCTGATACTTTGAAAATGGTTGTGGGATTTGCAGCTGAAACTGATGACTTACTCGATCACGCTTCTACGAAACTTGCTAAGAAAAGATTAGATATGATTGTCGCTAATGATGTTAGTGGTAATGGTATTGGGTTTGGGGCAGATGATAATGCCGTGACTTTATTACAGCCTGATAAAGACAAAATTGTGCTAAAAAAACAAATTAAAAATAGTATAGCACGAGAAATTTTAAATGTTGTTGCTGAAAAAATTATGAAATAA
- the rpoZ gene encoding DNA-directed RNA polymerase subunit omega, with protein MILYPSVDDLLEKVDSRYSLIMLASKRAHQLDEGAPKMLDSYKSTKNVGRALEEVVVGDVIIDPNEVDD; from the coding sequence ATGATTTTATATCCATCTGTAGATGATTTGTTAGAAAAAGTGGATTCTCGTTATTCACTGATAATGTTAGCTAGTAAACGGGCGCACCAGTTAGATGAGGGTGCTCCTAAGATGTTAGACAGTTATAAGTCTACCAAGAACGTTGGTAGAGCGTTAGAAGAAGTGGTAGTAGGGGATGTTATTATTGACCCAAACGAAGTAGATGATTAA
- the gmk gene encoding guanylate kinase: MAKRGMLIVLSGPSGVGKGTVRKAIFEQKDNDFQYSISMTTRQPRNGEVNGEDYFFVSKSDFEDKIAHGQMLEYAKYVDNYYGTPLQYVNQTLDSGKDVFLEIEVNGARQVREKMPDGVFIFLTPPDLVELKQRIINRGTEDMATIDKRMGKAVDEIKTMRDYDYAVVNDDLVVAVDEIKNIIKGEHLRVTRVYPEYQEMLGEL, encoded by the coding sequence ATGGCGAAGCGTGGAATGTTAATAGTGTTGTCTGGACCGTCTGGAGTAGGAAAAGGAACCGTACGAAAAGCAATTTTTGAACAAAAGGATAATGACTTTCAATATTCGATTTCAATGACAACCAGACAACCAAGAAATGGCGAGGTTAATGGTGAAGATTATTTCTTCGTATCAAAAAGTGACTTTGAAGATAAAATAGCGCATGGACAAATGTTAGAGTACGCAAAATACGTTGATAATTACTACGGGACACCGCTACAGTATGTGAATCAGACTTTAGATTCTGGTAAAGATGTGTTTTTGGAAATCGAAGTTAACGGCGCTAGACAAGTCAGAGAAAAAATGCCAGATGGAGTTTTTATTTTCCTAACGCCACCAGATTTGGTAGAATTAAAGCAACGAATTATTAATCGTGGAACTGAGGATATGGCAACCATTGATAAACGAATGGGTAAGGCAGTAGATGAAATCAAGACAATGCGTGATTATGATTATGCTGTTGTTAATGATGACTTGGTTGTTGCAGTTGATGAAATTAAGAATATTATAAAGGGTGAACATCTGCGTGTGACACGTGTTTATCCAGAATATCAAGAAATGTTGGGGGAATTATAA